A window of Microbacterium sp. BK668 genomic DNA:
TCCGGCCCGCCAGAGTGCCGATCGACCTTCCGACCACGCGGCGGATGCCCCGCCCGTCGTCCGCGTGACACTCGCCTCTCTGCCGCGCACCGCCGATGTCGCCCTCGAGCGGGACGCGCTCATGGGTCTTCTGCAGTTCGGGCACCGGCTGGATGCGCCGCTGCGCGACCGGGCCTTCTCCCTGCCGTTCCGCCACCCCGCGCTCGAGGCCGTCCGCGGCGCCGTCGCCCCGGGTGCCGCCGTGGACCGGCCGGGCTGGGCCGCGGCCGCCGTGGGTGCCGTGCGAGAGCCGTTCCGGTCGCTCGCCGCGGAGCTCCTCACGGCCGACTTCCCGGCCCTGACCGACGACGAGGCGGTGGCCTCGGCATCCTCTCTCTCGCGGCGCCTCATCCAGCGCGCGCTCGACCGCGAGAAGGCCGAGCTCCTCGGTGCCATCCAGCGCGTTCCGCCGGACTCGGAGGAGGGGCGATCCATCCGGCTGCGCCTGCGCGAGCTGGACATCGACCGCCAGCGGCTGACCGCCGAGGACTGAGCGCCGCGCACCGACCCGCGTGCCGTCCACCGCACGCCGAGTCAGCGGGCGAGCCCCCGGTCTCGAGCGGCCGGATGCTGTCTCGCGGCGCACATGACGGCTTGCAGGTCAAGGTCGTTGGCGGGATGGCTCGCCGCACGGCAGGATGAGTCCATGCCCCGTCGCCGACCCGCCGACGTCGCCATCCGCGCGTCCGACCTGTCGCTCGCGCGCTCGACGCGCGGAGGGGTGGACGTGCGCGTCGTCGACGGAGCGTCCTTCGTGCTTCCTCACTCCGGGACCCTGGCGATCATGGGACCGACGGGCGCGGGCAAGTCGAGCCTCGCGGCGATCCTCGCAGGGGTCGAAGAGCCGGGCCTCGCGGTCGTCGGCGGCGAAGCGTGGGTGGAGGGCATCCCGGTGCGCAGCCCCGGTCGCTCCCGCCGGGAATGGACCTACTTCGCCGGGTACCTTCCGCAGTCCGCCGGCGCGAAGCTTCCCGCCCGGCTGACGGTGGCGGACGTCATCGGCGAACCGATCACCAGCCGCGACCGTCGCGTCAATCAGCGCGCGCTCGCCGTGCGCGTCGCGACTCTCCTCGACGAGCTCATGCTCCCGCTCGGCGCGGCGGCGAAGTATCCGTACGAGCTCAGCGCCGGCATGCGGCAGCGCGTGGCATTCGCCCGCACCCTGGTGCTCGAGCCGCGCGTCCTCATCGCCGACGAGCCGTTCGCGAACATGGATGTCGAGGTGCGCCGCGCCGCGCGCGATGCGATCCTCCGCCGACGCGGCCGCGGGATGTCCGCTCTCGTCGTGACCAACGAGGCCGATGTCGTGCGAGACCTCTCGGCGGACGTGCTCGTGCTTCGCGGAGGGCACACGGTGGCATACGGCCGCGGGACGGAGCGCCTGCTGTGGACGCCGAGCTCGGGAGCCGATGAGCGCCTCATCGCGTCATGAGCACCCTCCCGGCTTTGCTAAGATGGTGTGGTTGCCCGCGCGAGAGCGCGAAGCATTCCTCCATAGCTCAATTGGCAGAGCAATCGGCTGTTAACCGATAGGTTCTTGGTTCGAGTCCAAGTGGGGGAGCAGATCGGCCCCGAGCTCCACCTCGGGGCCGTTCGTCATTCCCGGTCCGAGCCGACCGGCACTGGCCGCTCGCGGCGAGCGTCCTCAGCCTCGTGCAGGAGCAGGCGTCGCGCTTCCTCGTACAGGCGCATCGCGCGCTCCGGTGAGTCGCCCACGGCCGTCATCCCCACCCGGCCGTGCTCGGGAAGCGAGCTGATCATGTGGAAGACGATCCCCTCCTGTCGGGAGGGGTCGAAATGGATGCCGTACCGTGCCACGACATCGAACAGGTCGCCGACCGACAGCGCGCGGAGTTCATCGCTTTCGAGGTGATCGGTCGCCACGAGGTGTTTGTCGACGCCCTC
This region includes:
- a CDS encoding ATP-binding cassette domain-containing protein: MPRRRPADVAIRASDLSLARSTRGGVDVRVVDGASFVLPHSGTLAIMGPTGAGKSSLAAILAGVEEPGLAVVGGEAWVEGIPVRSPGRSRREWTYFAGYLPQSAGAKLPARLTVADVIGEPITSRDRRVNQRALAVRVATLLDELMLPLGAAAKYPYELSAGMRQRVAFARTLVLEPRVLIADEPFANMDVEVRRAARDAILRRRGRGMSALVVTNEADVVRDLSADVLVLRGGHTVAYGRGTERLLWTPSSGADERLIAS